The following proteins come from a genomic window of Lolium rigidum isolate FL_2022 chromosome 5, APGP_CSIRO_Lrig_0.1, whole genome shotgun sequence:
- the LOC124656581 gene encoding histone deacetylase 19-like, producing MVPRRVAMTHALVASYGLLPHMTRLRTTPATEHDLRAFHDDGYVRLLRDITPDGYYRRHDNNIRARARACRVGVPDEDEEADGGHYDNPVIDGLWDYCLRYAGGSLAAARTLAGGHSDIAINWSGGMHHACSGKASGFCYVNDIVLAIQHLLDTFARVLYVDIDVHHGDGVEEHFKADDRVMTVSFHRYDGDQYFFPGTGKAGDVGEGKGKYRTLNVPMKAGMDDASYLHSLFVPIMDTVMSRFRPDAVVLQCGADSLYGDRLGGFNLSVSGHAACVSYLRSCNVPLLLLGGGGYTVNHVASCWCYETAVAVGKENEIPDDIPHHGYEHYYRDQGYKLHYPVPKKSSIKKEDIDKIKQDALANLSMLNEPPPTSTVVLHHRPSTSHAIDHHKALYDDDYNPRSKRLREDDDPMERLHRLCGKADAIRFFTDLGKTYMKGKNNSPTRPAPSSIQSRPNSKD from the coding sequence ATGGTGCCCCGCCGCGTTGCCATGACGCACGCCCTCGTCGCCTCCTACGGCCTCCTCCCCCACATGACCCGCCTCCGCACCACGCCCGCCACCGAGCACGACCTGCGCGCCTTCCACGACGACGGCTACGTCCGCCTCCTCCGCGACATCACCCCGGACGGCTACTACCGCCGCCACGACAACAACATCCGAGCGAGGGCCAGGGCGTGCCGCGTCGGCGTgccggacgaggacgaggaggccgaCGGCGGCCACTACGACAACCCCGTCATCGACGGCCTCTGGGACTACTGCCTCCGCTACGCCGGCGGGTCGCTCGCCGCCGCCCGCACGCTGGCCGGCGGCCACTCCGACATCGCCATCAACTGGTCCGGCGGGATGCACCACGCCTGCAGCGGCAAGGCCAGCGGCTTCTGCTACGTCAACGACATCGTGCTCGCCATCCAGCACCTCCTCGACACCTTCGCCCGCGTCCTCTACGTGGACATCGACGTGCACCACGGCGACGGCGTGGAGGAGCACTTCAAGGCCGACGACCGGGTCATGACCGTCTCCTTCCACCGCTACGACGGCGACCAGTACTTCTTCCCGGGCACCGGCAAGGCCGGGGACGTCGGCGAGGGCAAGGGAAAGTACCGCACCCTCAACGTGCCCATGAAGGCGGGCATGGACGACGCCTCGTACCTGCACAGCCTCTTCGTGCCCATCATGGACACCGTCATGAGCAGGTTCCGACCTGACGCCGTCGTGCTGCAGTGTGGCGCCGACTCGCTTTACGGCGACAGGCTCGGCGGCTTCAACCTGTCCGTGAGTGGCCACGCCGCATGCGTCAGCTACCTCCGCAGCTGCAACGTGCCGCTGCTCCTCCTTGGCGGCGGCGGGTACACCGTCAACCACGTCGCCTCCTGCTGGTGCTACGAGACGGCCGTCGCCGTCGGCAAGGAGAATGAGATCCCCGACGACATACCGCACCACGGATACGAGCACTACTACAGGGACCAGGGATACAAGCTCCATTACCCGGTGCCCAAGAAGAGCAGTATCAAGAAGGAAGACATCGACAAGATAAAGCAGGACGCCCTCGCAAACCTATCCATGCTCAACGAGCCACCGCCCACGTCGACTGTAGTACTGCACCACCGGCCAAGCACAAGCCATGCGATCGACCACCACAAGGCCCTCTACGACGACGACTACAACCCTAGGTCCAAGAGACTCAGGGAAGATGACGACCCCATGGAGAGGCTGCACCGCCTCTGCGGCAAGGCGGACGCCATCAGGTTCTTCACCGACCTGGGGAAGACGTACATGAAAGGAAAAAATAATAGTCCTACAAGACCAGCCCCCTCGTCTATTCAAAGTAGACCCAACTCAAAAGATTAG